One genomic window of Acidovorax radicis includes the following:
- a CDS encoding ABC transporter permease: MNAPDMAPPRAQDSHAPGALRKALARAEVRRKWRAFSLTLPLLVFLLLTLLVPIAALLQRAVENPEVANALPGTMRALDGWDRRDAPPAAAYAALVGDLARLPDRSDAGALARRLNSEVPGARSMVMGAYRDLPFEGTPDAIKERLLGADPRWGEAPFWRAIAKNGARWTPDYLLASVDLQRDALGQVERMPEEQRAFGGILLRTFHISLVVTLVCLLVGYPLAWWLASLPARSANVLMILVLVPFWTSILVRAAAWIVLLQSEGLVNRGLMGLGLIEQPLALLFNRTGVVIAMVHILLPFMILPLYSVMKSVPPTYLRAAVSLGSSPIAAFFRVYVPQTYPGIGAGALLVFILAIGYYVTPALLGGADDQMLSYYIARYTNVEVNWGMACALGALLLAATLLLYGVYRRIGKAELSLG; encoded by the coding sequence ATGAACGCCCCTGATATGGCCCCGCCCCGCGCGCAGGACAGCCACGCCCCCGGCGCGCTGCGCAAAGCCCTGGCCCGCGCCGAAGTGCGGCGCAAATGGCGGGCGTTCAGCCTCACGCTGCCCTTGCTGGTGTTCTTGCTGCTCACGCTGCTGGTGCCCATTGCCGCGCTGCTGCAGCGTGCGGTGGAGAACCCCGAGGTGGCCAACGCACTGCCCGGCACCATGCGTGCCCTGGACGGCTGGGACCGGCGCGACGCACCACCGGCTGCGGCCTACGCCGCACTGGTGGGCGACCTCGCCCGCCTGCCAGACCGCTCGGACGCTGGCGCCCTGGCGCGCCGACTCAACTCCGAGGTGCCGGGCGCACGCTCCATGGTGATGGGGGCCTACCGCGACCTGCCTTTTGAAGGCACCCCGGACGCCATCAAGGAGCGCCTGCTGGGCGCAGACCCACGCTGGGGTGAGGCGCCCTTCTGGCGCGCCATTGCCAAAAACGGCGCCCGCTGGACGCCCGACTACCTGCTCGCATCGGTGGACCTGCAGCGCGACGCGCTGGGCCAGGTCGAACGCATGCCCGAGGAGCAGCGCGCCTTCGGCGGCATCCTGCTGCGCACATTCCACATCAGCCTGGTGGTCACGCTGGTGTGCCTGCTGGTGGGCTACCCGCTGGCCTGGTGGCTGGCATCGCTGCCCGCCCGCTCGGCCAACGTGCTGATGATCCTGGTGCTGGTGCCGTTCTGGACCTCGATCCTGGTGCGCGCGGCCGCATGGATCGTGCTGCTGCAGTCCGAAGGCCTGGTCAACCGGGGGCTGATGGGCCTGGGCCTGATCGAGCAGCCACTGGCGCTGCTGTTCAACCGCACGGGCGTGGTGATTGCCATGGTGCACATCCTGCTGCCGTTCATGATCCTGCCGCTGTACAGCGTGATGAAAAGCGTGCCGCCCACCTACCTGCGCGCTGCGGTGTCGCTGGGCAGCTCGCCCATCGCCGCGTTCTTTCGGGTGTATGTGCCGCAAACCTACCCCGGCATTGGCGCGGGTGCGCTGCTGGTGTTCATCCTGGCCATCGGCTACTACGTCACGCCCGCGCTGCTGGGCGGGGCCGATGACCAGATGCTGAGCTACTACATCGCCCGCTACACCAACGTGGAAGTGAACTGGGGCATGGCCTGCGCGCTGGGCGCCCTGCTGCTGGCCGCCACGCTGCTGCTGTACGGCGTGTACCGCCGCATTGGCAAGGCCGAACTGAGCCTGGGCTAA
- a CDS encoding NAD-dependent succinate-semialdehyde dehydrogenase codes for MDMKTSPLALLNDPTLLKTDGLINGQWVAGSSRFDVNDPATGLKLADVANLGPADAEAAIAAANAAWGPWKTKTAKERSIILRKWYDLLMANQDDLGRIMTAEQGKPLAEAKGEVAYGSSFVEWFAEEAKRINGETLPQFDNSRRLLVLKQPIGVCAAITPWNFPLAMITRKVAPALAAGCPVVIKPAELTPLTALAAAELAIRAGIPAGVFNILPADSDNSIAIGKVLCASDVVRHISFTGSTEVGRILMAQSAPTVKKMSLELGGNAPFLVFDDADIDSAVEGAFASKYRNAGQTCVCTNRFYVQEGVYDEFVTKFAAKVKAAKVGNGFEAGVNQGPLIEEAALVKVQRHVDDAIAKGGQVLAGGKRLQSLGSGQFFEPTVIANATADMLCAREETFGPFAPVFKFKTEQEAIDAANNTEFGLASYFYSRDVGRIFRVTEALEYGMVGANVGILATEHVPFGGVKQSGLGREGSHYGMDDYVEIKYLCLGDIQK; via the coding sequence ATGGACATGAAGACATCTCCCCTCGCACTGCTCAACGACCCCACGCTGCTCAAGACCGACGGCCTCATCAACGGCCAGTGGGTGGCGGGCAGCAGCCGTTTTGACGTGAACGACCCGGCCACGGGCCTCAAGCTGGCCGACGTGGCCAACCTGGGCCCTGCCGACGCCGAGGCGGCCATCGCCGCCGCCAACGCCGCCTGGGGCCCCTGGAAGACCAAGACCGCCAAGGAGCGCAGCATCATCCTGCGCAAGTGGTACGACCTGCTGATGGCCAACCAGGACGACCTGGGCCGCATCATGACCGCCGAACAAGGCAAGCCCCTGGCCGAAGCCAAGGGCGAAGTCGCCTACGGCTCGAGTTTTGTGGAATGGTTTGCCGAAGAGGCCAAGCGCATCAACGGCGAGACACTGCCTCAGTTTGACAACAGCCGCCGCCTGCTGGTCCTCAAGCAGCCCATCGGCGTGTGCGCGGCCATCACACCGTGGAACTTCCCGCTGGCCATGATCACCCGCAAAGTCGCACCCGCCCTGGCCGCAGGCTGCCCCGTGGTCATCAAGCCCGCCGAGCTGACGCCGCTCACCGCCCTGGCAGCCGCCGAGCTGGCCATCCGCGCTGGCATTCCAGCCGGTGTGTTCAACATCCTGCCCGCCGACAGTGACAACTCCATCGCCATCGGCAAGGTGCTGTGCGCAAGCGACGTGGTGCGCCACATCAGCTTCACGGGCAGCACCGAAGTGGGCCGCATCCTGATGGCGCAGTCGGCCCCCACCGTCAAGAAGATGTCGCTGGAGCTGGGCGGCAATGCGCCCTTCCTGGTGTTTGACGACGCCGACATCGACAGCGCCGTCGAAGGCGCCTTTGCCAGCAAGTACCGCAACGCGGGCCAGACCTGCGTGTGCACTAACCGCTTTTATGTGCAGGAAGGCGTGTACGACGAGTTCGTGACCAAATTCGCGGCCAAGGTGAAGGCGGCCAAGGTAGGCAACGGCTTTGAGGCCGGTGTGAACCAGGGCCCGCTGATCGAGGAAGCCGCGCTCGTGAAGGTGCAACGCCATGTGGATGATGCGATTGCCAAGGGCGGCCAAGTGCTAGCGGGCGGCAAACGACTGCAAAGCCTGGGTTCGGGCCAGTTCTTTGAACCCACAGTGATCGCCAACGCCACGGCCGACATGCTGTGCGCCCGCGAGGAAACCTTCGGCCCCTTTGCCCCCGTGTTCAAGTTCAAGACCGAACAAGAAGCCATCGACGCCGCCAACAACACCGAGTTTGGCCTGGCCAGCTACTTCTACAGCCGCGACGTGGGCCGCATCTTCCGCGTGACCGAGGCACTGGAATACGGCATGGTCGGCGCCAACGTGGGCATCCTGGCCACCGAGCACGTGCCGTTTGGCGGCGTCAAGCAGTCGGGCCTGGGCCGCGAGGGGTCGCACTACGGCATGGACGACTATGTGGAGATCAAGTACCTGTGCCTGGGGGATATCCAGAAGTAG
- a CDS encoding ABC transporter permease: MRHYLPQFPLYATLADKLGWWAVRALCVAVLVFLLAPILVMVPLSFSESSFLAYPIHGWSLKWYRNLFESAEWARATRNSFIVAPAATLIATVLGTLAAVGLSRADFRFKGLLMAILIAPMVVPIIVVGVATYLYFAPLGLADSYFGLIIVHAALGAPFVLTTVLATLAGFNHNLVRASLSLGETPFNTFFRVTLPVIAPGVISGALFAFATSFDEVVVTLFLAGAEQATLPRQMFTGIRENISPTIAAVATLLILFTTSLLLMLEWIRGRRA; the protein is encoded by the coding sequence ATGCGTCATTACCTGCCCCAATTCCCCCTGTACGCCACGTTGGCCGACAAGCTCGGCTGGTGGGCCGTGCGCGCGCTGTGCGTGGCCGTGCTGGTGTTCCTGCTGGCCCCCATCCTGGTGATGGTGCCGCTGTCGTTCTCCGAGAGTTCGTTCCTCGCCTACCCCATCCACGGCTGGTCGCTCAAGTGGTATCGCAACCTGTTCGAGTCGGCCGAATGGGCCCGTGCCACGCGCAACAGCTTCATCGTGGCACCCGCAGCCACGCTCATTGCCACTGTGCTGGGCACCTTGGCCGCCGTGGGCTTGTCGCGGGCGGACTTCCGGTTCAAGGGGCTGCTGATGGCCATCCTGATTGCCCCCATGGTGGTGCCCATCATCGTGGTCGGTGTGGCCACCTACCTGTACTTTGCGCCGCTGGGCCTGGCAGACAGCTACTTCGGCCTCATCATCGTGCACGCAGCGCTAGGTGCGCCGTTCGTGCTGACCACCGTGCTGGCCACGCTGGCGGGCTTCAACCACAACCTGGTGCGCGCCTCGCTGAGCCTGGGCGAGACACCGTTCAACACCTTCTTTCGCGTCACACTGCCAGTGATTGCACCGGGCGTGATCTCGGGGGCGCTGTTCGCGTTTGCCACCTCGTTCGACGAAGTGGTAGTCACGCTGTTCCTGGCGGGCGCCGAGCAGGCCACGCTGCCGCGCCAGATGTTCACCGGCATCCGCGAGAACATCTCGCCCACCATTGCGGCAGTGGCCACGCTGCTCATCCTATTCACCACCAGCCTGCTGCTGATGCTGGAGTGGATCCGGGGTCGGCGCGCATGA